A window of the Acidithiobacillus thiooxidans ATCC 19377 genome harbors these coding sequences:
- a CDS encoding MFS transporter — MSTEKIHTPPSGKSIQQYIDETPVWSDGTSLKGTPMTAMQWRIWSLAVAGKFFEGLVIFMTGIALPLIVRDFTLQAAQKGVVTAVALFGILIGATMLGGLSDIFGRKRMFIAEMVIFVVFLIGLTLSPSYLWMVICLFGIGLALGCDYPTAHLVISEAVPSKGRGGLVLGAFAFQAVGAIVGAGLGIIILDVYPEVDAWRWMYAAAVIPAILVIVGRFFITDSPHWLASKGRMEEAEKETRRLLKRVPQYPKEVVLNREHAHHHQKVSPAVLFNNKNRRATFLAAIPWFIQDLGTYGIGIFTPIILATTLGASRDVHSVADLAQNVMLSAKGTALLDMLLILGVLAAIFFVEGTGRIKLQIIGFIGCAVGLGLAAISLNLPDGDKTILLFAGFMLFNFMTNLGPNAQTYLLAGEVFPTSIRGYGAGFAASFAKIGAVMTAFLFPILLHTIGTQTLLIILVCTSILGAVLTWVFRVETRGSLEKIEEARVQPQV, encoded by the coding sequence GTGAGCACAGAAAAAATTCACACCCCGCCTTCGGGGAAAAGTATCCAGCAATATATTGACGAAACACCTGTCTGGTCCGATGGCACGTCCCTCAAGGGAACCCCCATGACGGCCATGCAGTGGCGCATCTGGAGCCTTGCCGTGGCCGGCAAGTTTTTTGAAGGCCTGGTGATTTTCATGACGGGTATTGCCTTACCCCTCATTGTCCGGGACTTTACCCTGCAGGCAGCCCAAAAAGGGGTAGTCACTGCCGTAGCACTTTTCGGTATCCTGATTGGTGCCACCATGCTGGGCGGATTATCCGACATATTCGGACGTAAACGCATGTTTATTGCCGAAATGGTGATTTTTGTGGTGTTTCTCATCGGTCTCACCCTGAGCCCCAGTTATCTCTGGATGGTGATCTGCCTCTTCGGGATTGGGCTGGCTCTGGGTTGTGACTACCCCACCGCCCATCTGGTCATTTCTGAAGCGGTTCCCAGCAAGGGACGCGGCGGCCTGGTGCTTGGCGCCTTTGCCTTTCAGGCGGTAGGTGCAATTGTCGGTGCCGGTCTGGGCATTATCATTCTCGATGTTTATCCCGAAGTGGATGCCTGGCGCTGGATGTACGCTGCAGCGGTTATCCCGGCCATTCTGGTGATTGTCGGCCGGTTTTTTATCACCGACAGCCCCCACTGGCTGGCCAGCAAGGGGCGTATGGAAGAAGCGGAAAAGGAAACCCGCCGCCTGCTCAAGCGGGTTCCCCAATACCCCAAGGAAGTGGTCCTCAACAGAGAACACGCCCATCACCACCAGAAAGTCAGTCCTGCTGTGCTTTTCAACAACAAAAACCGGCGCGCCACTTTCCTCGCCGCCATCCCCTGGTTCATTCAGGATTTAGGTACTTACGGTATCGGTATTTTTACCCCGATCATTCTGGCCACCACCCTGGGTGCTTCCAGGGATGTACATAGCGTTGCTGACCTGGCACAAAATGTAATGCTCTCTGCCAAGGGAACCGCCCTGCTCGATATGCTGTTGATTCTGGGGGTGCTTGCTGCCATTTTCTTCGTGGAAGGGACCGGCCGCATCAAGTTGCAGATCATCGGCTTTATCGGCTGTGCTGTCGGTCTGGGTCTGGCCGCCATTTCTCTGAATCTGCCCGATGGGGACAAAACCATTCTGCTTTTTGCCGGATTCATGCTTTTCAACTTCATGACCAATCTCGGCCCCAACGCCCAGACCTATCTGCTGGCCGGTGAAGTGTTTCCGACCTCCATTCGCGGCTATGGTGCCGGCTTTGCGGCTTCTTTCGCCAAAATTGGGGCGGTCATGACGGCCTTTTTGTTCCCCATCCTGCTCCACACCATTGGTACCCAAACCCTGTTGATCATTCTGGTGTGCACGTCAATACTGGGGGCCGTATTGACCTGGGTTTTCCGGGTCGAAACCCGTGGTAGCCTCGAAAAAATTGAAGAGGCGCGCGTGCAACCCCAGGTCTGA
- the corA gene encoding magnesium/cobalt transporter CorA, which yields MLVNCVVYNDGHKVADSTLEDVTQYLQQAGNFVWVALQDATEPELRILQKQFNLHELAVEDVFNGLQRPKVEEYDEHLFVILQAPAYHGKDLHMGQINIFVGSNFVLSVRQECEQTLLGVRARAEREPHMLKYGSAYVLYALSDAIVDLFFPVVDMLDDELEQLETVMFHNQDARQNMERLYDFKYKSNVLRHALLPLADGFSKLFGGRVPAQIDGAENYFRDVHDHIMLLNSQLDTIRDTISTAIQVNLSLIAIDHGEVNKKLAGWGAILVLITIFTGIWGMNFEYMPELHWKFGYPMALTVMAGSSYYLYRRFKKAGWI from the coding sequence ATGCTGGTCAACTGTGTGGTATATAACGATGGACATAAAGTTGCAGACAGCACACTGGAGGACGTTACTCAGTACTTGCAGCAAGCCGGTAACTTTGTCTGGGTTGCCCTGCAGGATGCGACGGAACCGGAACTGCGCATTCTGCAAAAGCAGTTCAATCTGCATGAACTGGCCGTGGAAGATGTATTTAATGGCTTGCAAAGGCCTAAGGTGGAAGAGTACGACGAACATCTTTTCGTCATACTTCAGGCTCCGGCCTACCACGGCAAAGATCTGCATATGGGGCAGATCAATATTTTTGTCGGCAGCAATTTTGTGCTTTCCGTCCGTCAGGAGTGTGAGCAAACCCTGCTGGGCGTCCGTGCCCGGGCCGAACGCGAGCCGCATATGCTCAAATACGGCTCTGCCTATGTGCTTTATGCCCTGTCTGACGCCATTGTCGACCTGTTTTTCCCGGTCGTAGATATGCTGGATGATGAACTGGAACAACTGGAAACCGTGATGTTTCACAATCAGGATGCGCGCCAGAACATGGAGCGTCTATATGATTTCAAATACAAAAGCAATGTGTTACGCCATGCATTACTGCCTCTGGCAGACGGCTTCAGCAAACTGTTTGGCGGACGGGTCCCCGCCCAGATAGATGGTGCAGAAAACTACTTCCGAGATGTTCATGATCACATCATGTTGCTCAACAGCCAACTGGATACCATCCGTGACACCATTTCCACAGCCATTCAGGTCAATCTTTCCCTGATTGCCATCGACCACGGCGAGGTCAATAAAAAACTGGCGGGCTGGGGTGCCATTCTGGTGCTGATTACCATTTTTACGGGCATCTGGGGCATGAACTTTGAATACATGCCGGAATTGCACTGGAAATTCGGATACCCCATGGCCCTGACCGTCATGGCCGGATCCTCCTATTACCTTTACCGTCGCTTCAAAAAAGCCGGCTGGATTTAG
- a CDS encoding 16S rRNA (uracil(1498)-N(3))-methyltransferase, with protein MPRIHLYADSELPESGAFLLPTEPSHHLLKVLRARIAQELTLFNGDGCVYAGTLKGISGNRAEILINGRFVRQTRSPLMIHLWLPLMRGERWDWSLQKAVELGVQTIQPVACQHAVVQMKETRGEKRLQRWQDMVIAACEQSGATCIPKVLPPMALSDAWPLCRGRGLVLDPAPENAKMRELLHPESEVTLLSGPEGGLSSSELAAASAHGFQKVHMGPRILRAETAAVAAVAVLQALWGDL; from the coding sequence ATGCCGCGCATTCATTTATACGCTGATTCCGAATTACCCGAAAGCGGCGCTTTTCTTTTGCCCACGGAGCCCAGCCATCATTTATTGAAAGTGCTGCGCGCACGCATTGCTCAGGAGCTGACCCTTTTCAACGGGGATGGTTGCGTCTACGCAGGTACATTGAAAGGCATTTCCGGTAACCGCGCCGAAATCCTGATCAACGGGCGTTTTGTGCGGCAAACACGTTCTCCGCTCATGATTCATCTGTGGTTGCCCTTGATGCGCGGGGAGCGTTGGGACTGGAGTCTGCAAAAAGCCGTAGAGCTGGGCGTGCAGACGATTCAGCCGGTGGCTTGCCAGCATGCCGTGGTACAGATGAAAGAAACGCGCGGCGAAAAACGTCTCCAGCGTTGGCAGGATATGGTGATTGCCGCCTGTGAGCAGAGTGGCGCGACGTGCATTCCCAAGGTGCTGCCGCCTATGGCTCTGAGTGATGCCTGGCCCCTGTGCCGGGGGCGGGGTCTGGTTCTGGACCCTGCGCCGGAGAATGCGAAAATGCGTGAACTGCTGCACCCCGAGTCGGAAGTGACGTTGTTAAGCGGGCCTGAAGGTGGACTGAGCAGTTCAGAACTGGCGGCGGCAAGTGCCCATGGTTTTCAAAAGGTGCATATGGGGCCACGCATTCTGCGGGCGGAAACCGCTGCTGTTGCAGCAGTCGCCGTGTTGCAGGCGTTGTGGGGGGATCTCTGA
- a CDS encoding inositol monophosphatase family protein → MSRINEIDQQWVGKLLRTSAERFVLPRFHTVVSSRKPDGSIVTSADIDSQNFLQDMLAARYPDIPLLGEEMPRAEQQSLLENSDALWCLDPLDGTSNFAAGVPIFGISLALLEKGHSVMGWIYDPVRAELFSAVQGKGAKIDGAMLHTREAPTLKHCVGVVDYKRLDRNLALRIIDERPFHSQRNFGSSVLEWCWLAAGRYHFYLHGAQQLWDRAAGALILQEAGGQISQFNGQALQEKDLKPRSVLATLDPNLHQTWRNWLEHAADKASEFPNAVL, encoded by the coding sequence ATGTCCAGAATCAATGAAATCGACCAGCAATGGGTGGGGAAATTGCTGCGTACCAGTGCCGAGCGTTTTGTTCTGCCGCGTTTTCATACCGTAGTCAGCAGTCGCAAGCCTGACGGCAGCATCGTTACCAGCGCCGACATAGACAGCCAGAATTTTCTTCAGGATATGCTGGCCGCCCGCTACCCCGATATTCCCTTGCTGGGTGAAGAGATGCCCCGCGCAGAACAACAATCCCTTTTGGAAAACAGTGATGCACTCTGGTGCCTGGACCCTCTGGACGGCACCAGTAATTTTGCCGCCGGGGTACCGATTTTTGGCATCTCTCTGGCCCTGCTGGAAAAGGGGCATTCGGTCATGGGCTGGATTTATGATCCGGTACGCGCTGAACTTTTTTCAGCCGTACAGGGAAAAGGGGCTAAAATCGATGGGGCTATGCTCCACACGCGCGAAGCGCCAACACTGAAACACTGCGTAGGGGTGGTGGATTACAAGCGACTGGATCGAAATCTGGCCCTGCGCATCATTGATGAACGCCCCTTTCATAGCCAACGTAATTTCGGTTCATCCGTATTGGAATGGTGTTGGCTGGCGGCGGGGCGCTATCATTTTTATTTGCATGGTGCCCAGCAACTCTGGGATCGCGCCGCAGGCGCATTGATTCTTCAGGAAGCTGGGGGGCAAATTTCCCAGTTCAATGGTCAGGCTCTTCAGGAAAAAGACCTGAAACCGCGCTCCGTTCTGGCCACACTGGATCCGAATTTGCACCAGACCTGGCGAAACTGGCTGGAGCATGCCGCCGATAAGGCCTCCGAGTTCCCAAACGCGGTCCTTTGA